CCCGTGCCCGTCCCGGGAGCGGTGGAGCCAGCGGTGGCCGACCCGGTTCCGGTCGCGGTCGCGGCGGGGCTGCCCTCGCTCTCCGGTGGAACCTCGTCCCGGGTGGAGGTGACGGGTCTGCGCGGCGCGGGCTCGGGCTGCGGCTTGGGCGCCATCAGGAACAGCCACGCGATTCCACCCGCGCTCACCACGAGCAGGGTCACCAGGGCGGCCACCACCAGGCGCAGGCCGCGCGACTTGTTGGCGGCGGGCGCGGGGTGGGAGGACTCGGACTGGGTGACGAAGCTGTGGTCGTAGCCGGCGGTGGACTCGTCGTCGTCCTGGTCCCCCAGGGCGCGACGCGCGGGAGGGCTCGGCAGATCATGCGTCTGCGAGAACTCGTCGGCGAGGGAGTCGTTGCGCGAGTCCTCGTCTTCGTCCTCGTACTCGGGCCCGCGCTCATTCACCGTGGAGGAGGTGACGGAGACGGACCGCGCGCCCTCGTCCTCGTCCTCGTCGGGCACGGGCGGAGCCGCGCGGCGGCGATCCAACGCGGCCACGGAGCCGGAGACGGCGGGCTTGCGCACGGGCGTGGGACGCCGGGCCGCGGAGGCGGGCGTGCGCGCCGGACGATCCTGCAAGGTGGACTCGCCCGTGACGGCGCGTGGCGGTGTCCCGGGGAGGGCGGAAGCGCGTCCGGGCGCGGTGCGCAGGGCGGTGGGCTCGTCGTCCTCCTCGTCACCCAGGGCCGCGGCGGCGAGCATGTCGCGCGGGCGGGCCATCTCCGTGGCGGGCTCGGCCTCGTCGGGCTCCACCGCCGAGGGCACGTTCTGCGCGCTGGGCCGGCGCGTGGGGCGCGCGACGAGGCCCGCGGGAACCTGCGCCGAGGAGTCCTTGCGCCCGCCGGGCTTGGGAATGGGGACGTGGAGCATGGTGCGCTCCTCCTCTTCCCCGAGCAGCCGCGCGATGTAGGCCGCCACGTCGTCGCTCTGCCGCATCATCCCCGAGTTGAGCAGCCCCTCCAGGTCCGCCTGCACCTGCGCCGCCCGCTGGTAGCGCAGGTTGCGGTCCTTCACGAGGCACTTCATCACGATGCGCGACAGCTCCTGCGGATAGTCGTCGCGGATGAGGTGCGGCGGGGACGGGTTCTCGAAGCGGATGGCGTAGAGGATGCCCTCCGTCGTGGGCCGCGCGAAGGGCGAGCGCCCGGTGGTGATCTCATAGAGCATCACCCCCAGCGCGAAGATGTCCGAGCGGTGATCCAACCGCTCCTGCATCACCTGCTCGGGCGAGAGGTAGAGGAACTTGCCCTTGATGACGCCCGGCTTGCTGCGCTCGGCGATGGCCTCGGCCTTGGCGATGCCGAAGTCCACCAGCTTCACCGCGCCGCTGTACGTCACCATCACGTTCTGCGGGCTCACATCCCGGTGGATGAGCCCCAGGGGTCGTCCGTCCACGCCCTTGGAGTTGTGGGCGTACTCGAGCCCCGCGGACACCTGGGCGCAGATGCGCGCGGCCACCGCGTACGGCACCGCGGAGGTGAACTTCGCCTCCTCCGCGAGGATGCGCCGGAGGTCCACGCCCTCCAGGTACTCCATCGCGATGAAGATGCTCTCGCCAATCTTCCCCAGCTCGAAGACCTGGACGATGTTGGGGTGATGCAACTGCGCGGCGATGCGCGCCTCGTCCAGGAACATCTGGACGAACTCCGGCTCCTCCGACAGGTACGGGAGGATGCGTTTGATCACCAACAAGTCCGGATTGGGGGCCTCCTGCGCGAGGAAGAGCTCCGCCATTCCCCCCATCGCGAGCCGCTTGATGAGGAGGTACTTGCCAAAGGGGGTGGCAGTCTGTGGCGCGTTCTCGGGAATGGGAGGCCCCCAGGAGTCGGTCGACGTGAGACGCTGAGCTGTTTCCGAGCTTACCCGCAATCCCCACCTGGGTGGTGGGGCGCGGACCGGATGTGGGATACCAGACCTGACGCCCGTTCGGCTACCTGCCCGAGCCCGCCCTCCCCGCGTCCCACCCACTCCCCAGGTCCCGGTCGCAACTCCGGGGGTGGAGGACATGGGTGAACCGGTTGCCGGGGCCCCCATCCAGTGACTCCGTCCCGGGCACCCGGCCGCCGTTGGGCTCCGGGACACACGTCTCGCCGGTGCCCCCATCCTCGCAGGGCACGAAGGTGTAGGTGTCCCACACGCCCCGGAGGCCCAGGGG
The sequence above is drawn from the Archangium gephyra genome and encodes:
- a CDS encoding serine/threonine-protein kinase, with the protein product MAELFLAQEAPNPDLLVIKRILPYLSEEPEFVQMFLDEARIAAQLHHPNIVQVFELGKIGESIFIAMEYLEGVDLRRILAEEAKFTSAVPYAVAARICAQVSAGLEYAHNSKGVDGRPLGLIHRDVSPQNVMVTYSGAVKLVDFGIAKAEAIAERSKPGVIKGKFLYLSPEQVMQERLDHRSDIFALGVMLYEITTGRSPFARPTTEGILYAIRFENPSPPHLIRDDYPQELSRIVMKCLVKDRNLRYQRAAQVQADLEGLLNSGMMRQSDDVAAYIARLLGEEEERTMLHVPIPKPGGRKDSSAQVPAGLVARPTRRPSAQNVPSAVEPDEAEPATEMARPRDMLAAAALGDEEDDEPTALRTAPGRASALPGTPPRAVTGESTLQDRPARTPASAARRPTPVRKPAVSGSVAALDRRRAAPPVPDEDEDEGARSVSVTSSTVNERGPEYEDEDEDSRNDSLADEFSQTHDLPSPPARRALGDQDDDESTAGYDHSFVTQSESSHPAPAANKSRGLRLVVAALVTLLVVSAGGIAWLFLMAPKPQPEPAPRRPVTSTRDEVPPESEGSPAATATGTGSATAGSTAPGTGTGTGPESATPETGTGTGTPTAEPGATGTSMGTGSTTPGTEQGSGSPETPALAAGGTPTEEPTETPAPAPAAEVRVQFKAPARTVMKVADRTVRPNGFVPLPPGPVEISYRCANRGPWRSKEFKVPGDSERPVVFSLSKRDCSPQRTRR